CGCTATAGGAACACTCCTAAATCTTCCTTTCAACCAGATTGCATGGAACATGCTTGAACATAACGGATTTCGCGTTGAAATAATCCTTGCATGCACCGGCATTCAAAGCATTGCAATAATGCTTGGAATTGCATATGCACTCCCAATAACAGTAAAACAAAGAATAATATCGTTTATTCTGGTTGTGCCGGTAATTTACTTTTTGAATCTCCTGAGAAACGTATTTGTTGTTGCGGCATACACAGGCCAGTGGTTTCAGTATTTGCCTGAGATTGCATCAAACGGAGAATATGGATACGAGAGTTTCTTTTGGGCACACAATGTTCTGGCAGAGCTTGGAGCACTGGTATTTTTAATTATCCTTGCACTGTGTCTTTTTAAAGTAATTCCCCAGCTAGGAGATTTCGCAGACGGATTAATAAAATTGTATATAGAAAAGCTCAGAGGTGTATATAAAGATAAATAATCCTCTGAAGCGCTGATAGATTTGTGCAGACTGCAATTATTACAACCGCCGGTGCAATAAGGCCGAAAAGTCCTCCTGCAACCAAAAACAAAATTGTTTCAGGCCTCCCAAAAAACCCGACTCTTTCTAAGGGATCGTCAATTTTGCCATCTTCTCTTTTCTCAAAACCGACCTCCGCATATGTAACAGGTTTTATGAAAGTATTCATAAGAGAGCCAATAATTGCAAGAGCTACGATTGCAAAATCAATAATATAACTGTTTACTCCGTTTATTGCGACATAAGGACTTATTATTGCAACACCTGAAAGTCCGATTCCCAAAATTACAAGGCTGTCAACATACTTATCAACTATCCAGTCAAAAACTGCACCAAATTTGCTTTCATTCCCGGTTTTTCTTGCAACAGTCCCGTCAACAAGGTCCAAAACCGCAGAAATTAAAAGAAATATTGCCCCTATAAAAAAATTCTCTCTGAAGAAGAAATAAGCTGTTATTAGCCCTGCTATAAGAGACAATACCGAGATCATATTTGGTGTGAATCTCAATTTTATGAATATATCTGCAACAGGCTCTAAACATCCGATAAATTTTGGTCTAAGTGCAGTAATATTCATACCATTATAATTGGAATCACTCAGATATAGGTTTCACTAAATGAATTCCTTTATTTTTATAGGGCTAACTTCTTAAATTATACAGGACAATTAACCATTAAGAAAGATAATCATGGCACAAGATATTAAAAAACCCCATGTTATGATAATGTCAGAGATTACCGTAGACGGCAAACTGACATTAAAAAAAGGAGCTTCCAGCAAAATCCTTATGAAATACATGAGCCACGAAACTGACATACTCCTTCATAAAACAAGGGCAGAATATGATGCAATAATGGTAGGCTCAAATACAATAAAAATTGACAATTCTTTTCTTACTGTCAGATATGTAGAAGGAGAAAACCCTATACGTGTTATTCCAAACAGCAGCGCAGACATTCCGCTTAACTCAAATGTTCTTGGAAAAGATGCAAAGACAATAATTGCCGTAGGAAAGGCGGCACCTGCAGAAAAAATTGAAGCTTTAGAAGAAAAAGGTGCGGATGTAATAATCAGTGGTGAGGAAAGAGTTGATTTTACATATCTTATGAATATCCTTGCGCGTGAATATGGTGTGAAAAAACTGATGGTTGAGGGCGGGCCAACTCTTAACTACTATATGCTTCAAGACCGTCTTGTTGACGAAGTCAGACTTATTCATCTGCCTTTCATCGTTGGCGGGGCTGACACCCCCTCACTTGTCGGCGGCATGCACATAGATTCAGAAGATGAAATGTTTCGTCTCAATCTCAAGAGTCATTATATGTGCGGGACAAACCTTGTCACCGAGTACGATGTTTTGTACGGTGAATAGGCATGTCATGGCTTGAAAAAGAGATTGAAAAAACAAAAAAGGCAAAGCTTCGCAAAAATGGAATTAAATGGTTTATTTTTGGTGTTTTTGCAGCGATAGCTTTGATTGCAGTATTTTCGCTTATTCCCTATTCCCAGGATGCAGGTGTCAAGGTAATCCGCATTGAAGGAACACTCACTACCGGAAATATTTACAGCGGCGGATATGCAGGAAGTGACTATATCGGCGCACAAATAAGAGCCGCGGCAGATGATCCCTTGACTGAGGGAATTGTCCTTCGTATAAACAGCCCGGGGGGTTCTCCATCCTCATCACAGGAGATAATTCGTGATATTGATTATGCAAAAGAAAAAAAGCCGGTTGTTGTCTCAATGGGAGACATGGCAACTTCTGCGGCATATCACATAAGTTCTCATAGTGACTGGATATTTGCAAACCCTGATACAATGACAGGGAGTGTCGGGACAATCTGGACTTTTTATGACACCAGCGAGTCACTTGATCGTGAGGGAGTTGAAGTCTCAGTTGTTAAATCCGGCGATCTGAAAGATTTGGGAGCATCTTTTCGCGGCTTAAGTGATGATGAGCTTTCATATGTTCAGAAGATGGTTGATGACAGTTTTGAGCTTTTTATAACCGATGTTCTGACTCAGAGAAATATCAACCGTTCTGATATAGAAGAAGCACAGCTCATACGGGGAGAGGATGCATTAAAGCTTGGACTTGTTGATGAGATGGGAAACCTCTTTGATGCAATTGAATACGTAAAAAAGCGTAAATATAACCTGAATCTAATTCCGGCCACATCTGATTCAGAAAAGGAAGATGAAGATGAAGATGAAAATAAAGACAGCCTGTAATAAACAGCTGATAAATCATCCGAAAACTCCTCTTTTGGAACTCCTCTTCTGATTTAGACTAAGAAGAATCAGATATGCAAAATTGAAAATTTAAAAGAAAAAATTGGTTAAGATTTCAAAATCAATCCAATTCTATAATTAAATCATATTTTCAAATCATATTTTCAAATCTTATTTTCAAATCTTATTTTCAAATCTTATATTTAATCCTGTTTTCAAATCCCCCGATTAAATCCACTTATTGAAGATCTATTTTTAATCATGCCATATTTTTGGGATCAGCTTTCATTATTTCCCTACATACTGTTGTTGCATAATGACCAGGCGGAAGTGTA
The genomic region above belongs to Methanomicrobium antiquum and contains:
- the artA gene encoding archaeosortase A; this encodes MEAALVLLSAIFFIGFLIVPGKLRKYLAISGWFFIVLALILDIPHYIFEENNFMYPVLGILGIPFLYVTIPGLLEENKYVLSLSRGAAIAFLIYFPFAYIPMAGDFLIAAVTQQVYAIGTLLNLPFNQIAWNMLEHNGFRVEIILACTGIQSIAIMLGIAYALPITVKQRIISFILVVPVIYFLNLLRNVFVVAAYTGQWFQYLPEIASNGEYGYESFFWAHNVLAELGALVFLIILALCLFKVIPQLGDFADGLIKLYIEKLRGVYKDK
- a CDS encoding CDP-alcohol phosphatidyltransferase family protein, producing MNITALRPKFIGCLEPVADIFIKLRFTPNMISVLSLIAGLITAYFFFRENFFIGAIFLLISAVLDLVDGTVARKTGNESKFGAVFDWIVDKYVDSLVILGIGLSGVAIISPYVAINGVNSYIIDFAIVALAIIGSLMNTFIKPVTYAEVGFEKREDGKIDDPLERVGFFGRPETILFLVAGGLFGLIAPAVVIIAVCTNLSALQRIIYLYIHL
- a CDS encoding dihydrofolate reductase family protein, coding for MAQDIKKPHVMIMSEITVDGKLTLKKGASSKILMKYMSHETDILLHKTRAEYDAIMVGSNTIKIDNSFLTVRYVEGENPIRVIPNSSADIPLNSNVLGKDAKTIIAVGKAAPAEKIEALEEKGADVIISGEERVDFTYLMNILAREYGVKKLMVEGGPTLNYYMLQDRLVDEVRLIHLPFIVGGADTPSLVGGMHIDSEDEMFRLNLKSHYMCGTNLVTEYDVLYGE
- the sppA gene encoding signal peptide peptidase SppA; translation: MSWLEKEIEKTKKAKLRKNGIKWFIFGVFAAIALIAVFSLIPYSQDAGVKVIRIEGTLTTGNIYSGGYAGSDYIGAQIRAAADDPLTEGIVLRINSPGGSPSSSQEIIRDIDYAKEKKPVVVSMGDMATSAAYHISSHSDWIFANPDTMTGSVGTIWTFYDTSESLDREGVEVSVVKSGDLKDLGASFRGLSDDELSYVQKMVDDSFELFITDVLTQRNINRSDIEEAQLIRGEDALKLGLVDEMGNLFDAIEYVKKRKYNLNLIPATSDSEKEDEDEDENKDSL